A window from Dermacentor albipictus isolate Rhodes 1998 colony chromosome 10, USDA_Dalb.pri_finalv2, whole genome shotgun sequence encodes these proteins:
- the LOC135911491 gene encoding transmembrane protein 45B-like, with the protein MGTFAGHALPGTFLFIMGTWWAFSTWRNYVRSKERKWRYTCRAWYVMPGPCRHICIEGIAKIITCSIGVTGEVATAFENGHFVYMGNAQHVSMYTFYLLSGVVDVMTNSRFPFPLGTDHVVLLLAVTVEGLLFHFHLHGRAHLDVLVHTILVYTVAAEAACIIVEMCRPRSFFASLGRAYFCLLQATWFWQVGFILYSPLPAYPPWDVHSHMDMMLAASVFTWHMMALLLYLGAVGVLAWAVNRSSGRCFDDSSFEVQEGGDSRYALVSGSPVKSAGDGAPKMNAELGDYSEDDAAFM; encoded by the coding sequence ATGGGGACTTTCGCGGGCCACGCCCTGCCCGGGACGTTCCTCTTTATTATGGGAACCTGGTGGGCCTTTAGCACCTGGCGCAACTACGTCCGTAGCAAGGAACGCAAGTGGCGTTACACCTGCCGCGCCTGGTACGTGATGCCCGGCCCGTGCCGGCACATCTGCATCGAGGGCATCGCCAAGATCATCACCTGCTCCATCGGTGTCACCGGCGAGGTGGCCACGGCCTTCGAGAACGGCCACTTCGTCTACATGGGCAACGCTCAGCACGTCTCCATGTACACGTTCTACCTCCTCAGCGGCGTAGTCGACGTCATGACCAACAGCCGGTTCCCGTTCCCGCTGGGCACCGACCACGTGGTGCTCCTGCTCGCCGTCACGGTCGAGGGCCTGCTGTTCCACTTCCACCTGCACGGAAGAGCCCACCTCGACGTTCTGGTCCACACGATCCTGGTCTACACTGTGGCGGCCGAGGCGGCCTGCATCATCGTCGAGATGTGTCGACCCCGAAGTTTTTTTGCGTCCCTGGGCCGCGCCTACTTCTGCTTGCTGCAGGCGACTTGGTTTTGGCAGGTCGGATTCATCCTTTACAGCCCGCTGCCCGCATATCCGCCATGGGATGTGCATAGCCACATGGACATGATGCTAGCCGCCAGCGTGTTCACCTGGCACATGATGGCTCTGCTGTTGTACCTTGGAGCGGTGGGCGTCCTGGCTTGGGCCGTGAACCGATCGTCTGGAAGATGCTTCGACGACTCCTCTTTCGAGGTGCAGGAAGGGGGTGACTCGCGCTATGCGCTCGTGAGTGGGTCTCCCGTGAAGTCGGCGGGCGATGGTGCGCCGAAGATGAACGCGGAGCTCGGTGACTACAGTGAGGATGACGCTGCTTTCATGTGA